The Candidatus Palauibacter australiensis nucleotide sequence ACGGTGCAGACCGCCCGCTGATTCCGGCCCCGGCCCTACAGTTCGGCGAGCGCCTCGGCGTTGAAGCCGACCAGGAGCGTTGTCCCCGCCAGCACGATCGGCGCCCGGTACTTCCCCGTGCGCCCCTTCAGCGCGTCGAGCTCGGTCTCCTCGGGACTCAGGTCGCGCCGACTCCTCCCCCGGGCGATGACCACCCGCTCGGCGGTCGCCAGGAGCGCGCGCACGTCGTCATCCGTCAGCGGCGCCTTCGTCGCGGATCGTTCCTCCGCGATCGTCGCGCCGGTCTCTTCGAACACCGCACGGGTGCGTTTGCAGCTCGTTCAGCCGGGGCGCTGGTAGAAGAACGCAACCTCGGTCATCTCGATCTCCGGCGTTCGCAGTGGGGCGTCAGTTCGTGGCAGGGACGGCCAGGTATCGCTTCCTGAGCATGTCCCGGTGGTGAAGCTCGTGCCCGGCGATGATGTGGATGATCGCCCGCACCGTGCACTCAGCGCCGCTCGCGACGCCGCGGCGCGAGAGCGTCTCCTCGTCGAGCGATGCGAAGAAGGCCGCGTTCGCGGCGCGCAGCGCCCGGAACTCGCGCAGCAGCTCCGGGATGGGGCGGCCGGCCGCGTTGGAGGCCGCGGCCCATTCGTTCTGATCCATCCCCGGCAGCTCCGCCGAATCCGCGCGGGCGATGTGGAGCGCGCGGTAGGCGAAGAGCCGCTCGGCGTCGATCACGTGTCCCAGGACTTCGCGGCACGTCCACTTCCCGGGTTCGTAGGCGAAGTTCTCGCGCTCGGCCGGGAGGTCCCCGAGAAGCGCGTCCAGCGCGTCGGGCGCCTCGTCGAGGACGGCGATGAGCGGCCGGTCGTCCGGCACGCGGTCGATGTAGACGGCGTAGTAGTCGCCGTGCTCGTCCGATCCAGGTCGTTTCATGGCGGGCAAACTATCGACCTCGCCGTCCGCGCGACATCTTGTCCGCATGAGACACGGACGATGGCGACGGACCGGAACGGAAGCGGGCGAGCAGGGCGGACACCGCCGGACGGCGGGCTCCGCGTGGCGCACCTTCGGCGTGAGCGCCTGCGTGCTGGCCGGGACGGCGGGGACCGTGCTGGCGCAGGAAACCCCGGCGGAATGCGTGGCGCCGGGTTCCTCGCTCCGCCTCGACCACATCCCCGTCGCCGTCGGCGACCTCGAGGCCCTGTCGCAACGGCTCAGCGACGAGTTCGGCTTCCACGTCCGGGACGGGCGGCGCGACGCCAACGGACTGGAGACGGCGGAGATCGGGTTCGCCGACGGGACCCGGCTCGAACTCAGGACCGTCAGCGCCTCGGGTGACCCGGACGCTTCGGGCGCCACCGAGGTGCGGCGCTATGCGGAGCTGATCGTCGACGGCGGGGGTGGGGCCTACCTGGCTCTCGCCGGGACCGACGGGAACGGTCTGGACGAACTCCTCGCGGTTGCCCGGGGCGCCGAACCCGATCTCGAGGTCGTCGGTTCCGGGGCGGGACGAAGAGCGGCCTTCCCTCCGGACCACCCTCTGCACGGGGTGTTCTTCGTCGATCTCGATCCGGACGCACGAGAGCCGTCGACCGCGTCGGGCGCGCCCGCGCACCCCAACGGGGCCCGGGGTCTACAGGCCGTCTGGATCATGGCCGAAGACCCGGACCGCCTCACCCGGTTCCTGCTTGCCTTCGGGGCCCGCGACTGCGGCCCGTCCCGTCACCCGGAGCACCTGTACGGCCGCGCCGTCGGCATCCGCGGCGGGACCGTGTACGTGGTCGACGCGCGCCTGTGGATGGCCGACCCCGGCTCGGCGCCGGTCGTGTCGCTGACCGTCCGCGGCGCGCCCGAGTCCGTCTCCGACAACATCGTCCTCGGAAACGCCGGCGGACTCTGGATCGAACTGCGACCCTCCGAGGAGGACGGATGACGATCCACGCGCTCGACGCTCGCACTTCCATCGTCGACCTGCACTTCCAGGGCTTCGATCTCGCCATCGGCACCGGCGTCCTCGAGACCGGGGAGGGCGTCGCGCTCGTCGACCCCGGACCCACGACCTGTCTTCCCGCGCTGGAGGCCGGGCTTGGGGAAGCCGGGCTCGGCCTCGCCGACGTGCGCGCCGTCCTGCTCACACACATCCACCTCGATCACGCCACGGCCGCCGGGACGATCGTGCGCCGGGTCCCCGAAGCGCGGGTGTACGTTCACCCCGTGGGGGCGATCCACATGATCCGGCCCGAGCGTCTCCTCGCCTCCGCCGGCCGCATCTACGGCGATCTGATGGAGACGCTGTGGGGAGAGTTCCTCCCGGTGCCCGCGGAGTCCGTCACCGAGGTGGACGAGGGAGACACGGTGCAACTCGGCGACCGGACGCTCCGCGTCGCCTACACGCCGGGCCACGCGAAGCACCACGTCGTCTATTTCGAGGAGGACGGGGGGACGGCGTGGGTGGGCGATGTGGGCGGCATTCGCATCCCGCCGGGGGGCGTGATCCCGGTTACCCCGGTGCCCGACATCGACGTTGAAGCCTGGAACGAGAGCATGGAGCGCGTCATGGCGTGGGATCCCGACCGCATCGTCCCGACCCACTTCGGCGCGGTCGAGGATCCGGCCGCCCATTTCGCCGAACTCCGCGACCACCTCGCGCGCTGGGCCCGCACCGTGCGCGAGTCGCTGGGGAACGAGGACCCGGCGGAGCCGGACACGTCAGCCGACCCCGCCCGGGCCCGGGCCTTCGCGGCGTGGGTGGAGGAGGACCTGCGCGGGCGCATGCCGGCCGAGCCGGTGGACACCTACGTCAACGCGTTCGGCGCGCGCGACTCCTGGTGGGGCCTCGCCCGCTACTGGCGCAAGCGAGCCGCGGCTGCATGAAGCTGACGCCGCCCGTCGCGGGGTTCGGGAGCCTTCTCGTCCCGGGTCTCGGCCAACTCCTGCAGCGTCGAATCCGCGCAACCGGCGTCTCGCTGGCCAACGCCGCCTTGCTCGTGTATGCGATCACCCATTGGCTCGCGGACGGCGGGCCGCTCGACCTGATGTCCTCCATCGTCTGCGCCGCCGTCCACGTATTCCAGGCGCTCGAAGCCGCGGAGCACGCACGGCGGTAACCGGCCTTCCCGGGCCGCGTCAGCTCGCGGCGGGGCGCACCACGATCGTGATTTCCTCGTCGGCGAACAGGCCGCCATCGTCGGCGCGGCCGCGGAGGATGTAGGTGCCGGGCTGAAGAAAAGTCACCGTCACCGTCCAGCGGTCGTCCTCCGGCAGGTCCGGGGGGCGCCAGAGCGGCGACCACGGGGAATTCGCGCCCGTGCGGGTGTCCTCCCACACCTTCACCTGCGGCGGGT carries:
- a CDS encoding MBL fold metallo-hydrolase; translated protein: MTIHALDARTSIVDLHFQGFDLAIGTGVLETGEGVALVDPGPTTCLPALEAGLGEAGLGLADVRAVLLTHIHLDHATAAGTIVRRVPEARVYVHPVGAIHMIRPERLLASAGRIYGDLMETLWGEFLPVPAESVTEVDEGDTVQLGDRTLRVAYTPGHAKHHVVYFEEDGGTAWVGDVGGIRIPPGGVIPVTPVPDIDVEAWNESMERVMAWDPDRIVPTHFGAVEDPAAHFAELRDHLARWARTVRESLGNEDPAEPDTSADPARARAFAAWVEEDLRGRMPAEPVDTYVNAFGARDSWWGLARYWRKRAAAA
- a CDS encoding VOC family protein → MRHGRWRRTGTEAGEQGGHRRTAGSAWRTFGVSACVLAGTAGTVLAQETPAECVAPGSSLRLDHIPVAVGDLEALSQRLSDEFGFHVRDGRRDANGLETAEIGFADGTRLELRTVSASGDPDASGATEVRRYAELIVDGGGGAYLALAGTDGNGLDELLAVARGAEPDLEVVGSGAGRRAAFPPDHPLHGVFFVDLDPDAREPSTASGAPAHPNGARGLQAVWIMAEDPDRLTRFLLAFGARDCGPSRHPEHLYGRAVGIRGGTVYVVDARLWMADPGSAPVVSLTVRGAPESVSDNIVLGNAGGLWIELRPSEEDG
- a CDS encoding DinB family protein, with the protein product MKRPGSDEHGDYYAVYIDRVPDDRPLIAVLDEAPDALDALLGDLPAERENFAYEPGKWTCREVLGHVIDAERLFAYRALHIARADSAELPGMDQNEWAAASNAAGRPIPELLREFRALRAANAAFFASLDEETLSRRGVASGAECTVRAIIHIIAGHELHHRDMLRKRYLAVPATN